In Mercenaria mercenaria strain notata chromosome 13, MADL_Memer_1, whole genome shotgun sequence, the DNA window TACATCCATGGATCTATTGTGAATGAGTTTCATTTTATAAATCTTGTATACAACATGTGCAGATGTGATTAGTAAAGATTCAGATCAGATAGATATACAGCGAAGAAGgtactttttaaattattgttttatcttttcttttaattcagtTTCCGCTTAAGATACTCCTTTCTTTGTCAGTCAAAATGCTATCAGGATTGAACTGAAAGAGCCTCTATTGCATGATAAGTAGTTTGGCGTCGCCCGGGAATCGACCTCTTTTTCCCAAGGTATCAATATTTTGACGTTTCTCGCGGACAGAAATATTGATCCTCTGCATCAGCATAGAAATCGAACTCTTTATCCACTGTATCAGCAGTTTGACTTCGCCACGAAATCAATCTCTTTCATCCCTGTACTAGCAGACTGacgtatttttttaattattgttccatcttttcttttaattcagtTTCCGCTTAAAATACTCCTTTCTTTGTCAGTCAAAATGCTGCATTTCCTATGTCAGGACTGAACTGAAAGTGCCTCTTTTGCATGAAAAATAGTTTGGCGTCACCCGGGAATCGGCCTCTTTTTTCCACGGTATCAATACTCTGACGTTTCCCGCGAACAGAAATACTGATCCTCTGCATCAGCAGTTTATCGTCGCCTAGAAACGGAACTCTTTATCCACTGTATCAGCAGTTTGGCTTCGCCACGAAATCAATCTCTTTAATCTCTGTACTAGCAGTTTAGCGTAGTCAAGAAACCGATCTATGAATTCTTTATCCTCTGTATCAGTAGTTTAGCTTCGCCTAGAAATCGATCTCTTTAACCTCCGTATCAGCAGTTTGGCGTGTTCGGGAATCGAACTCTTCATCCTCTGTATCGGTAGTTTTGCTTCGCCGCAAAATCGATCTCTTTAACCCCTGTACAAACAGTATGGCTTAGCCCATGAACCGATCTCTTTATCCCCTGTATAAGTAGTTTGACGTCGCCAATAAACTGATCTCTTTATCCCATGTATCAGCAGTTTTGAGTCGCACTGGAACCAAACTTTTTAACTTCTTTATCGCATAGAAAACGATCTCTTTAGCCCTGCATTATTAGTTTCGTATCACCCAGGAAGTATCGCTCTGGAACCGATCTCTTTTGTATTTActcatttattttagctcgattgtgatgaaagcttcaagcttatttgaaccgcGCTCGTGATCGCTTCCTTGAAAAAAGTGATTGCGTCATATGAGAAGACGTGACCGTGACCCcagtagggctcgaacccacgaccccaaggttgagcggccgacaccttaaccacaaGACTACCGCTTTCCTTGAACCGGGCTCTTTATCCTTCGTATCTGTGGTTTGGTTTCGCAGGGGAATCGAACCTGTACCATTGTCCAGTTTTCTCCGTTCTGTTCGTACGGACTATTACTTTATCCGCTGGCTAAACCGCATGACCACTATGCACGAGCTTACTTACATTGTGGACatcaataaatattaaatatgttgAAATACGCTTGtacaatgtttatatatataattgttttaaaaaatgccacATTCTGGATAAAGATgaagttttgacattttaattACTATTTGACCATTATTGTTATTAAGATTTAGAAGACAAAATTAATCAAAAATGGTAAGACGCTGAACTAGTAATCTGTTAACATTAGCGATCTATATAAACTCGTATAGCTATGTTGAGTGTATCGTCAAATCTGGATGACGTTAACAACAATAAGGTCGATAAATGTTTCATATACTTGTTCTAACATTTCAGATCACGTCTACAATGCCCCAGGTTCACAATAAATCACTTATTGAATGACTCGGGGGCTGCATTCGGAAAGAATTCACGCTACATGGCGACTCTCAGATTTACAGAACAGAGCCTTCGTAGAGTAAAAGCCCTTAATAGTCTCGAAAACAGATTCACCAGGAAGAAGCTTGATTTTTTCGAGCGGGATGCAAACTTCCAAAAGTTCAAGTATGAACGCATTAAAAACAGACTAGTTGACAATTTACATAAAAGACTGGCTTACAAATTGGTGCTCAAGAATCACAGTATTAGTAAGGCAAAAGACTATCAGAAAGCTTTGGAtcaaaaatacacatatacaGCCTTACAAGGCGAGGTTCAACATATGATGCAATACATGAGACCTGAGCGTATGCGGGAGAGAAAAGCCAAATCTCTCCTGCATGAAAACCAGAATGCATATGATAATATAATCTTTCAAAATACACAGAAGTTCAACAAGTTGTTTCCGGAGAAGAAAGCGTGGATGTCCAAGAGAATGAGAATTCTGGCGGCTGAACAAGAGGCCAAGGAGGCGGTAAAAGAACCAACCCCACTTCCAACACGAGAACGCAATGCAAGGAAAGGTATAGCAACATTACGAAGACGGATAATAACTTTGGATGATTCAAAACCTAATTCCCCACTGAAACTGCCTAAAACCCCCGCGATTAGCCCATCCAAAACTCCTTCATTGAGTAAACCGCCAtcgtcaaattcaagaatggcaAATAGGAGGCAAGAAATATCGATGAGCATGATGAAAAAGCAGAAGTCTTTCGTAGACGGTAGAGAAATGACAAAAGACGACTCAATATTAAGAATGGAGTCTAAAATGAAAAGCCTCGGTATTGACGATAATGAAGAGAATTTAGAAGCTAAAGATATAAATAACAATGATGTTAAAGACGACAAAGAGGTTGCAATAACCAGTGACGTTAATgatgatattgatataaataagGACGAGAAAAGGCAATCGTTTTTACCACCAATTGAGAATCAAACGCAGCAGTTACAAAAATCAAAACAGCAGACAAACGTGCAAACTAAGACGGCAAAGAACGTTAAACTACCGGTGCTAAAAATGTCGAAGCCAGTGTAGGAACAGTGAGGCGGAGCATTCATGAGCTTGCATATCTAGTCGtttttatcttttcaattttagGAATAATAATAAAACCGGTGTCAAAATACGAAGAGTGGAAGATGATAAAACAGCTAGACGATATTTTTAGAAGTGGCCATCGTAGCAAATATCTGTTTGTTGCATGTACACTTTCGAATGGATTTATATCTAGAAGCACTGGTATCTTTTACTTCTTCGATCTAATAGAAATAGTTACTATGAACAAGGCTGCTATCGATAAGCTGAAATCACATACCATCTATTGACGTCATAAATCAGGTGCCATCATTGATACGTCAACTTATGATAGGAGATATAAGCTCGTTCTCAATTTTGTAAAGTCTCTTTTTGTTGGAAGCCTTGCTAATCATATTAATTATCTCTGTTGtcatatttatgtgttttaattaACTAATACGGGCACTCCAAAGCAGCAGTTTATTATTATTCTAATGTGTACAGAGCTGCataaaagtaagtaagtaaataatttACTATAGTGACATGTGTAAAACGTTTCTCAATAATCCATTTACATAATACCCGTTCCTATGGACATATAAATCTGCAAGTATACAgatattagaaatattatatcatgtttaaaattaaaattatcatatatacaaattttgatCTGCTCCAGATTATACATTATTTAATGAATATAAGTCAATAGACATTATTATGATACATAGTGCTTCCTGTAAATGTTTTCatgtgttttttattatattgatcATAAATAAACAAggccaaaaaaaattctttgtttccggtaacatgctcaaaaaaattagagtaggtaggtcggatttttttatatttttttcttattaagggagacttttcagaaattatttttgtatcaaaaatgaGTACAAACAGGAGGCTTATGCCTTTAAAGCAtcggtaagttgatttctaacaccactgggcatgtttaaagcattaaaagtgcagttttgcaactttctgtcaaaaagttaaaaaaaaaaaatattctccatgcaaggccataaaaacatttagggtcgggccaaaaatttagggtaggtcgggataccggaaacgaaccatttttttttacgccCAAGATAGTGACCTTTGTTTCTTTCCGGCCGTAGGCCGATATTGAattcacctttacttcctgtaaatatctggggtgaaggccatttaacagctgattaaaaatgtacatttcgATCGGTGGGtgaaaattccacaggttttcgaatggaatagatgatattttcttaaggggtatTCAGGTTCTCTGAGCTGTATTATCAGACAGTATAATTCGTTGCAAGACTCGTGTGGGActcacaggtgcccgtccagtcttggtgcccatatggtattctacctagtaaacagccttaaataacttacatttaaattcaaacaagccaaattgtctagacacttgcaaaataacagtgacgatcggccattttgtttcaaaacgaaagtagaaaaccttgtccgttgtttgcgtcttagaatttaaatgtaagttatttaaggctgtttactaggtagaataggattgtttactattttataaatgtatgatgtgtaaattgcagcagggtagcttgcattggtactgaactggacattttggttgttccacagcgtgtcctagtaaaccttcatagcgttacggcaacacatgcaccttttccatataagagtatatatagggggaaaaaatttcaaaaaaaatttttttttcgttttaggcttaaaacagtgtttttaatttttttttttttttttttggagggggcggcaccaagactggacgggcacctgtggtgGGACtagcttacgtcataaacctgaatccccgtGGTAGTGACTACAAAGCTGCCattctgatacggagtgatctcccgtaaacgatttacagtcaacgcGTCACCTAGTCAACTCGGCgtccccagtcaactcgtcccagtttttgtcatttcgtatcccttgacgatttcaaattggtcatttcgtccccttCTTATTAGTCTTTtttcaaagtttcctagattatgattaatataattatgatgtaaaatatgttttctgtaaaatatgttctacataaaaaacatgaaaatcttAGTTTAGAAACTaccttttgttttgctttataaatacccgatcgtagtGTGAAAGTGCAGAGTCACTCcaggggttttgtcctccttgtaaaaaatgcgaaggggtttttgtcctccttgtaaaattcagcgaagggggttttgtcctccttgtaaaaaacatgaagggggttttgtccgcctatgcaaaaactagcgaagggggttttgtccgcagggtaTTTTGTCCGGATCCCTGTGTTGGTCCCTGCAACCGCGTTCTAAAATTAGATGGCTGTGGGGTCAGCGTCATGTGTCGTACTTGCTGTTGTGTTGCAGATTTTTACTCATCGCTTGCGGAGGCACTGGTAACTTGACGATCATACCCACCAGGTGTTCTGCTTCAGTGTTGCAGTTTTTTTCTACCTAAAAAAAAAGATGTGAGATCCATTTcccaatattttatttaaacaagatttataAGCTACAAAATTTCACAGGTTCTGATGCGTGCGGACAAAGGGAatggacttttattgcaataGGATTGTATCTTTCAGTCAACCTACAGTCAATCATGAAAGCGCATTCACTGAGTTACTAGGGCTACCCTGGAACAAATGATATCTGTGTATACAAAAATCGACTttagtttcaaagttattaaaatcgtcatattcatttatttctaacataattaaaatggttttaaaataaatcagtcactattgaaatttatcaattaaaaacaaaatttatttacaataatttacACTAAAAATGCCGCATTGCAAACATCAGGCACTGTTTAAATATACCAACATTTAACATATAATGATATGCTAAAAGAAGGATTTATATAAGGGAGGAGAACCGACTCCTCGTCTGGCATGTTTGAACCAAAAGAGACTGTACATTTCTGTATCGAATTTCATTCTGTATACAACCACAATATTTTATCCATATGTATAGAGCATATGGGGGCTACATTGGTGATGTCTGTCCGTTGGTCTGTAATCCGTTCATCTGTCCGACTGTCCTTCCATTCGTCGTGCCCGTTCGTTTTCGGACTAGCATTAGTTGCTAACCCCCAAGCGCAAAAGTTAGGTCACTTcgcccaaggtcaatgtcacacttgaatGTCAATGgtcaaatatattaattttgtgtccgttctgtacCTTCCAAAccacttgaaagattttcataaaattagcaaAATTTGTTTACCTCCAAATTAAATATTAACCGTAACCACTcgaagaattttcataaaatagcgTCAATTGGTAACCTTACTCTGATGACATGCAAAGTGCACAACCGAGGTCATAAGGTCCAACATCAAGGGCGTCAAAGAGCGAATATCATAAATTTGTGTGCTTCATATCTTCTCAACTACTGGgataattttcataaaagtagCGTCTCTTGTTAATTTCATCAAGACGACTTGCAGAGTGTACAGCCATTGTCACTAGACACATAGTTAGGATCAaacttcaaggtcaaaggttataaTCACAACAACTTACTTTCCTTGTAACAAAGCAGCGTCTGTTTGTCTTTATCGCCTTTGGTGATAGCTCTAGTCTTTATTATTCTCTTTGAGTAAACAGAACAATGAAGAACTTCTTTTTATGAACATTTAACATGTAAACCATGAAAGAGACAAATATTCAAAAGGAACAGCCTCATTAAACGTTACACTAGTGTACTTATATTTACTTACTTGATATGTATACGAAAAACATATAGGCTAGCACGAAACAAGCAAGTAATGGACCGTAGACAGACAAGAGGCAAGAGGCAAGACCAGTGACCAAATTGCTACTTCTGAGTTTAATAATTGTGTACCAAACCTCTCGCGTACTCCGCGCCATGATCTAAG includes these proteins:
- the LOC123529975 gene encoding uncharacterized protein LOC123529975 — encoded protein: MATLRFTEQSLRRVKALNSLENRFTRKKLDFFERDANFQKFKYERIKNRLVDNLHKRLAYKLVLKNHSISKAKDYQKALDQKYTYTALQGEVQHMMQYMRPERMRERKAKSLLHENQNAYDNIIFQNTQKFNKLFPEKKAWMSKRMRILAAEQEAKEAVKEPTPLPTRERNARKGIATLRRRIITLDDSKPNSPLKLPKTPAISPSKTPSLSKPPSSNSRMANRRQEISMSMMKKQKSFVDGREMTKDDSILRMESKMKSLGIDDNEENLEAKDINNNDVKDDKEVAITSDVNDDIDINKDEKRQSFLPPIENQTQQLQKSKQQTNVQTKTAKNVKLPVLKMSKPV